From the Solanum pennellii chromosome 4, SPENNV200 genome, one window contains:
- the LOC107016540 gene encoding uncharacterized protein LOC107016540, with protein MFMYIEFRYIPRFHNDLPDALATLASMLPYPGNTYITPLEIQVRDNHGYCHTVEAEPDDVLYKQTPDLNSLRCLDAEEAENIMNEVHAGVNTQLEQLALIEEKRLTAICFGQLYQQRMARAYKKKVHPRHFEVGQLVLKRILPHQEEAKRKFPPNWQGEYLIKDVLSKGALHLTDVEGKITGIIVNADSVKRYYI; from the exons ATGTTCATGTACATCGAGTTTAGATACATCCCCAGGTTTCATAATGATTTGCCCGATGCCTTGGCTACTTTGGCCTCAATGCTTCCCTATCCTGGAAACACTTACATCACCCCATTAGAGATTCAAGTTCGGGACAACCATGGCTATTGTCATACAGTGGAAGCAGAACCTGATG ATGTATTATATAAACAAACTCCTGATCTTAATTCATTGAGATGTCTGGACGCTGAAGAAGCTGAGAATATTATGAATGAAGTGCACGCTGGG GTCAACACCCAACTAGAGCAACTCGCATTAATAGAAGAGAAACGATTGACGGCTATCTGTTTTGGTCAGCTTTATCAGCAAAGGATGGCTCGTGCATACAAAAAAAAGGTGCACCCAAGACACTTTGAAGTAGGTCAACTGGTCTTAAAGCGCATTCTCCCACACCAAGAAGAAGCCAAGAGAAAGTTTCCCCCAAATTGGCAAGGTGAATATCTTATCAAGGATGTATTGTCAAAAGGAGCCCTGCACCTTACTGATGTGGAAGGAAAAATCACGGGCATAATTGTTAATGCAGATTCAGTCAAAAGATACTACATCTAA